A single genomic interval of Leptospira montravelensis harbors:
- a CDS encoding KpsF/GutQ family sugar-phosphate isomerase, producing the protein MKEKDTLSIVKQALDDEISSLIHFRDELDPTVKDCIDLILKSKGKVIVTGVGKSGDIAKKISHTLSSTGTSAYFLHPTDASHGDSGIVGPDDVVLAIGKSGESEELNYILPTLRKIGAKIVGITANAKSKLASLSDIVIITPVLKEACPLDLAPTSSTTIALVLGDAIAVALMELKNFQANDFALYHPAGRLGKRLSLYLSDVMRKGERNASIPEDANLETILKEITEKGIGATGVIDSNAKLIGLITDYDIRKYLTKNTLLPTVTAKDMMNANPSSFRPEEKAYDVLIKMEGRERPISVAPVVDDKGLFVGMISLHDLLQKGL; encoded by the coding sequence ATGAAAGAAAAAGATACACTATCAATCGTAAAACAAGCGCTCGATGACGAAATTTCATCTTTAATTCATTTTAGAGACGAACTAGATCCAACGGTAAAAGATTGTATCGATCTAATCTTAAAATCAAAAGGGAAAGTGATAGTCACAGGAGTTGGAAAATCTGGTGACATTGCCAAAAAAATATCCCATACACTTTCCTCCACCGGCACTTCAGCATATTTTTTACATCCGACAGATGCCTCACATGGGGATTCAGGGATTGTCGGTCCAGACGATGTAGTCCTTGCGATAGGAAAAAGTGGCGAATCGGAAGAACTGAACTACATACTCCCGACACTTCGTAAAATTGGTGCAAAAATTGTTGGAATCACGGCAAACGCCAAATCAAAGTTAGCCTCTCTTTCTGATATTGTTATCATTACTCCTGTATTAAAAGAAGCCTGCCCATTAGATTTGGCTCCTACATCAAGCACAACCATTGCTCTCGTTTTAGGAGATGCCATTGCTGTGGCTCTTATGGAATTAAAAAATTTCCAAGCCAATGATTTTGCTTTATACCACCCGGCAGGTAGGCTTGGAAAACGACTTTCACTATACCTTTCCGATGTTATGCGAAAAGGGGAAAGAAATGCGTCAATTCCAGAGGATGCAAACCTCGAAACCATTCTCAAAGAAATTACCGAAAAAGGTATTGGAGCCACAGGGGTTATAGACTCTAATGCAAAACTAATCGGCCTAATCACCGACTATGACATTCGAAAGTATCTAACTAAAAACACTCTATTACCAACAGTTACAGCCAAAGATATGATGAACGCAAATCCAAGCAGTTTCCGACCAGAGGAAAAAGCCTATGACGTTTTAATCAAAATGGAAGGTCGGGAAAGACCAATATCCGTGGCTCCCGTTGTAGATGATAAAGGTTTATTTGTGGGAATGATCTCCCTTCACGACTTATTACAAAAAGGACTTTAA
- a CDS encoding type I 3-dehydroquinate dehydratase gives MPESYKIIASVGEDDLRHLQKKDVKEIDVIEVRLDLFSRNYIQKEMKKKLKALGLPVLFTYRRAEDSSVRSYVKLFHEDVEGILKDFNDNANYLDIELNREDTIFKNYENLNYRIIYSYHSFKKSILANEMTNFINKAKPVKKKNPIFKFAITPEDIEETADFLNDIKLLSKSNTMIGICMGELGIISRVFGDKFNSSFTYMTLGEPKAPGQMSVETFKKLRADLFKSPSLAKEAKED, from the coding sequence ATGCCAGAATCTTACAAAATCATAGCCTCTGTTGGAGAAGACGACCTCCGACATTTGCAAAAAAAAGATGTAAAAGAAATCGATGTGATCGAAGTGCGATTGGATCTTTTTTCCAGAAACTACATCCAAAAGGAAATGAAAAAAAAGCTCAAAGCTTTAGGTCTTCCAGTGCTTTTTACTTACAGACGTGCGGAAGATAGCAGCGTTCGTTCTTATGTAAAACTATTCCATGAAGATGTTGAAGGAATTTTAAAAGATTTTAATGATAACGCAAATTATCTGGATATCGAACTAAATCGGGAAGACACCATTTTTAAAAATTACGAAAATCTAAACTATCGCATCATTTATTCTTATCATTCGTTTAAAAAGTCGATCCTTGCCAATGAAATGACAAATTTCATAAACAAAGCAAAACCAGTAAAAAAGAAAAATCCTATTTTCAAATTTGCAATTACACCTGAAGACATCGAAGAAACTGCCGATTTTTTGAATGATATCAAACTTTTGTCTAAATCAAACACGATGATTGGTATTTGTATGGGAGAACTAGGAATTATATCTCGCGTTTTTGGGGACAAGTTCAATTCATCATTCACTTATATGACGTTAGGCGAACCTAAAGCCCCAGGCCAAATGTCGGTAGAAACATTTAAAAAACTCAGGGCTGATTTATTTAAAAGTCCAAGTTTAGCAAAAGAAGCAAAGGAAGATTAA
- a CDS encoding LIC_10042 family TonB-like protein — protein MKAYTDNENGDCILSNKVFHVLGMHILFEGQKYKAMLISFGFHLLLLLALFGYNLLRDIDSTYLNLKEGGATSNLRLQFLSGMGKSQSSSPTNLAQDNGTKTVEDEISEFQNCLSYPPLALEQKLEDTCVYKLSVKEDGTLEKIAVVTACRYAVFDLQVRRQLADWHFQYSKGKEFVLPIRFRLDVRD, from the coding sequence TTGAAGGCATATACGGACAATGAAAATGGAGATTGCATTCTCTCCAATAAAGTTTTTCATGTTCTTGGAATGCACATTCTCTTTGAAGGCCAGAAATACAAGGCGATGCTGATCAGTTTTGGATTTCACCTTTTGTTACTATTGGCTCTATTTGGATATAACCTGCTTAGGGACATAGATTCGACATATTTGAATCTCAAAGAAGGGGGAGCCACTTCGAACCTGCGCTTACAATTTTTATCTGGAATGGGAAAATCCCAATCTTCTTCCCCGACAAATCTCGCACAAGATAATGGAACCAAAACGGTGGAAGATGAAATTTCTGAATTCCAAAATTGTTTGAGTTATCCGCCTCTTGCCTTGGAACAAAAACTCGAAGATACATGCGTTTATAAACTTTCAGTAAAAGAAGATGGTACTCTAGAAAAAATTGCAGTGGTCACCGCATGTAGGTATGCCGTCTTTGATTTACAGGTGCGTCGGCAACTTGCCGATTGGCATTTTCAATATTCCAAAGGTAAAGAATTTGTTCTACCCATTAGGTTCCGTTTAGATGTCCGAGACTAA
- a CDS encoding UpxY family transcription antiterminator, translating to MSETNPPIEESAWYIVYTKPRAEKKLSELLTKYHLENYLPIRKERKKWTDRFKWIHVPILPSYIFVKIVFWRDKNKVLQLPGSHHFVFHKGQPATVTQNDIDLLEEGLQKYADSLKVSPESVLEKGKMVRIISGALKDKIMEILKVKNKTLVVLRLPGVDTAFSYEIKVDDLAWEELLV from the coding sequence ATGTCCGAGACTAATCCCCCCATAGAAGAAAGTGCTTGGTACATTGTGTATACAAAACCCCGAGCGGAAAAAAAACTCAGTGAACTTTTAACCAAATACCATTTAGAAAATTATCTCCCCATCCGCAAAGAAAGGAAAAAATGGACTGATCGATTTAAATGGATCCATGTTCCCATCCTTCCTTCTTATATTTTTGTAAAAATCGTTTTCTGGAGAGATAAGAATAAAGTTCTGCAATTACCAGGTTCTCACCATTTTGTATTTCATAAAGGCCAACCAGCAACTGTGACCCAAAACGATATTGATCTATTAGAAGAAGGTCTACAAAAGTATGCTGATAGTTTGAAGGTTAGTCCTGAATCCGTATTGGAAAAAGGGAAAATGGTTCGCATCATTAGCGGAGCACTAAAAGACAAAATAATGGAAATTTTAAAAGTTAAAAATAAAACCTTAGTGGTCCTAAGGTTACCAGGTGTTGATACTGCTTTTTCTTATGAAATCAAAGTAGATGATTTAGCCTGGGAGGAACTACTCGTATGA